A single Vibrio sp. YMD68 DNA region contains:
- a CDS encoding methyl-accepting chemotaxis protein yields the protein MASMVFKPWERVITNTRLVPKMILLMVISTVLIVCKQLWDASTFHNALLVATSSADVAQQHYEAYLVQVVWQTVIMIAFFIVILLAAARIMLRQTQYLNDSIKQMANKDLSVEIEMDCKDEYGDVARELEITRRQLQDMIKAQVESSQELSALTEVMTLSMSETKESTQEEFSEIDQLATAMSEMRSTVETVADHAQNASALTESASGQAQTGQRFVQDSVTKMSALAKDISASAGAVNQVEESVDAIGSVVGTIQGISEQTNLLALNAAIEAARAGEAGRGFAVVADEVRNLAQRTQQATVEIQEMISQLQSSATSAVELMEKSVVEAAEGVELVTNAGTELDGIVNQVTQINDMNFQIATAAGQQSSVAGEMDQNLTNVRELVEASVLVIGELLETSEIMQNNAEELDHKIASFKV from the coding sequence ATGGCTAGTATGGTATTCAAACCATGGGAGCGGGTAATTACCAATACTCGTTTAGTTCCAAAGATGATTTTACTCATGGTGATCAGCACAGTGTTGATCGTTTGCAAACAGTTGTGGGATGCAAGTACGTTTCATAATGCTCTTTTAGTCGCAACATCAAGCGCAGACGTTGCTCAACAACATTATGAAGCTTATCTGGTTCAGGTTGTGTGGCAAACGGTTATTATGATTGCCTTCTTCATTGTCATATTGCTGGCAGCCGCTCGAATTATGCTGCGCCAAACGCAGTATCTGAATGATTCGATCAAGCAGATGGCCAATAAAGATCTCTCGGTAGAAATCGAGATGGATTGCAAAGATGAATATGGCGATGTCGCACGTGAACTGGAAATCACCCGTCGCCAATTGCAAGACATGATTAAGGCACAAGTTGAGTCTTCACAAGAGCTATCAGCACTGACGGAAGTGATGACATTAAGCATGTCTGAAACGAAAGAGTCAACGCAAGAAGAGTTCAGTGAGATCGACCAGCTCGCGACGGCAATGAGCGAAATGCGATCAACGGTTGAGACGGTCGCCGATCATGCACAAAATGCGTCAGCGTTAACCGAAAGTGCATCCGGACAAGCTCAAACGGGTCAGCGCTTTGTACAAGACAGTGTGACAAAAATGAGTGCATTGGCAAAAGACATCAGCGCCTCTGCGGGAGCCGTTAACCAGGTCGAAGAGAGTGTTGACGCGATTGGTAGCGTGGTTGGCACGATTCAAGGTATTTCAGAACAAACCAATCTGTTAGCGTTGAATGCGGCGATAGAAGCTGCACGTGCTGGCGAAGCCGGCCGCGGTTTTGCGGTTGTTGCGGATGAGGTTCGAAACTTGGCCCAACGTACCCAACAAGCAACGGTTGAAATTCAAGAAATGATCAGTCAATTGCAAAGCAGCGCTACCTCGGCAGTTGAGTTAATGGAAAAAAGCGTGGTGGAAGCGGCGGAAGGTGTCGAGTTGGTTACCAATGCAGGCACTGAGCTTGACGGTATTGTTAACCAAGTAACGCAGATTAATGATATGAATTTCCAAATCGCGACCGCAGCAGGTCAGCAGAGCAGTGTGGCAGGCGAAATGGATCAAAACCTAACCAATGTTAGAGAGCTAGTTGAAGCCTCGGTACTTGTTATCGGTGAGTTACTGGAAACGTCTGAAATCATGCAAAATAATGCTGAAGAGTTAGACCATAAAATAGCATCATTCAAAGTCTAA
- the glnE gene encoding bifunctional [glutamate--ammonia ligase]-adenylyl-L-tyrosine phosphorylase/[glutamate--ammonia-ligase] adenylyltransferase, which translates to MSLPPSLISISDSVFETLMTNKGFELWPKDRLDELRIMAGLSQFIADALPRDEGLIQALPHMLEETSRYANYRENLRQRLSQCSDEAAGHRVLRQFRNREMTYIAWRDFLASWPLEESLQHLSELAEAMIFETYQWQYQVCCNEWGTPCNSEGVAQPMLIIGMGKLGGGELNFSSDIDLIFTYPENGETQGARRSIANAQFFTRLGQRIIKALDQHTFDGFCYRVDMRLRPFGESGPLVMSYAALEDYYQEQGRDWERYAMIKARVMGSEMYPEYQELRQMLRPFVFRRYIDFSAIQSLRRMKSMISSEVRRRGLTNNIKLGAGGIREVEFIAQVFQLIRGGREPSLRGRGLLETLQAIKELALLEEKEVNGLSDAYSFLRRTENLLQAMGDKQTQTLPDSDIEQLKLATAMGFASYPLLTKEISLHMANVHEVFENLIGQDEEQCDVIAGHFHELWDMAAEQDVVESILQSDLAQQEAETLAKTIYQYKKDLAKKTLGPRGREVLNRLMPKVFASVFSHKDARFGLSRVLHLLHKIVTRTTYLELLDEHPAALTQLVRLCTASPMISEQLGRYPILLDELIDPQQLYNPVELDSYKTELRDYLARIPEDDMEQQMEALRQFKQICILRIAAGDIAGVLPVTEVSDHLTYLAEAIVAAVINQAWQQMVEKFGAPTHVQDRDGKGFAVIGYGKVGGWELGYNSDLDIVFMHDCPVNVYTDGKKEIDGRQFYLRLAQRIIHIFSTRTASGILYEADTRLRPSGVSGLLVSPTEAFDEYQHNDAWTWEHQALVRARMIYGDAPLHQAFAKTRQDILCLPREKETLKREVADMRVKMRDHLGGKKTGRFMLKQDPGGITDVEFLAQYLVLNYSHEKPKLSRWSDNIRLFESMIAQGVMDESQAMGLINAYTEMRDQIHHRNLLNLEADVAEDKFTQEREVVIQAWKQWLE; encoded by the coding sequence ATGTCGTTGCCCCCTTCACTTATTTCAATTTCAGATTCTGTATTTGAAACACTAATGACCAATAAAGGCTTTGAGCTATGGCCCAAAGATCGACTTGATGAACTGAGAATAATGGCGGGATTGAGCCAGTTTATTGCCGATGCTCTGCCAAGAGATGAAGGGTTAATTCAAGCCCTGCCACACATGCTCGAAGAGACTTCGCGATACGCTAATTATCGTGAAAACCTGAGGCAACGATTATCGCAGTGCAGCGATGAGGCGGCTGGGCATCGAGTACTTAGGCAATTTAGAAACCGTGAAATGACGTACATTGCTTGGCGGGATTTTTTGGCTTCTTGGCCACTTGAAGAGAGCCTACAGCATCTGTCTGAGCTAGCGGAAGCGATGATCTTTGAAACTTATCAATGGCAATATCAGGTTTGTTGCAATGAATGGGGAACACCTTGCAATAGCGAAGGGGTTGCACAACCAATGCTGATCATCGGTATGGGGAAACTTGGCGGTGGAGAGCTTAACTTTTCCTCCGATATTGATTTGATATTCACCTATCCAGAAAACGGAGAAACCCAAGGGGCTAGGCGTAGCATTGCTAATGCTCAATTCTTTACTCGTTTGGGGCAAAGAATTATCAAAGCGCTTGATCAACACACCTTCGATGGTTTTTGCTACCGGGTTGATATGCGGCTCCGTCCTTTTGGAGAAAGTGGTCCATTGGTCATGAGTTACGCGGCACTTGAAGATTATTATCAAGAGCAAGGGCGAGATTGGGAACGTTATGCAATGATCAAAGCCAGGGTCATGGGCAGTGAAATGTACCCCGAATACCAAGAATTAAGACAGATGTTACGTCCATTCGTGTTTCGTCGTTACATCGATTTCAGTGCGATTCAGTCATTGCGCAGAATGAAATCGATGATCAGCAGCGAAGTGAGGCGCCGTGGACTGACAAACAACATTAAGCTTGGCGCGGGTGGTATCAGGGAGGTCGAGTTTATCGCTCAAGTCTTCCAGCTTATTCGTGGTGGACGAGAGCCTAGTTTACGCGGTCGAGGTTTGTTAGAAACACTGCAAGCCATTAAAGAACTCGCGCTGCTTGAAGAAAAAGAGGTGAATGGACTATCGGACGCTTACTCATTCTTGCGTCGAACAGAGAACTTGCTTCAAGCGATGGGAGATAAGCAAACTCAAACTTTGCCCGATTCGGATATTGAACAGTTAAAGCTAGCGACGGCAATGGGCTTTGCTAGTTACCCGTTGTTAACGAAAGAGATTTCGTTGCACATGGCGAATGTGCATGAGGTCTTTGAAAATCTCATTGGCCAAGACGAAGAGCAATGCGATGTGATAGCTGGGCATTTTCATGAACTTTGGGATATGGCCGCTGAACAAGATGTAGTGGAAAGCATTTTGCAAAGTGATTTAGCCCAACAAGAGGCCGAAACCCTCGCCAAAACGATTTATCAGTACAAAAAAGACTTGGCGAAGAAAACGCTCGGACCAAGAGGCAGGGAGGTATTAAATCGATTAATGCCGAAAGTGTTTGCTAGTGTTTTTTCTCATAAAGATGCCCGATTTGGCCTTTCTAGAGTGCTGCATTTGTTGCACAAAATTGTTACTCGAACAACGTATTTAGAATTACTCGATGAGCACCCTGCGGCTCTGACGCAACTGGTTCGCTTGTGTACAGCAAGCCCTATGATTTCAGAGCAACTTGGGCGCTACCCAATCTTACTTGATGAGTTGATAGATCCACAGCAGTTGTACAACCCTGTGGAATTAGATTCATACAAAACCGAATTAAGAGATTACTTAGCCCGTATCCCAGAAGATGATATGGAGCAGCAAATGGAAGCGTTGCGCCAATTTAAACAAATTTGTATTTTGCGTATCGCAGCGGGGGATATCGCCGGCGTCTTACCCGTCACTGAAGTCAGTGACCATTTAACGTATTTGGCTGAAGCTATCGTGGCGGCTGTGATCAATCAAGCATGGCAGCAAATGGTGGAGAAATTTGGCGCTCCAACTCACGTCCAAGACCGTGACGGAAAAGGTTTTGCGGTCATAGGTTATGGAAAAGTGGGGGGATGGGAGCTTGGCTACAATTCGGATCTTGATATTGTTTTCATGCATGACTGCCCAGTAAACGTGTATACCGACGGCAAGAAGGAAATCGATGGAAGGCAGTTCTATCTTCGCCTGGCTCAACGAATCATCCACATTTTTTCTACCAGAACGGCATCTGGCATTTTATATGAAGCGGATACTCGACTGCGCCCATCTGGGGTTTCTGGCCTTTTGGTTAGTCCAACAGAAGCATTTGACGAATATCAGCACAACGACGCCTGGACCTGGGAGCATCAAGCTCTTGTGCGTGCAAGGATGATCTATGGGGATGCGCCTCTTCATCAAGCGTTTGCAAAAACCCGACAAGATATTTTGTGTTTACCTCGTGAGAAAGAGACTCTGAAGAGAGAGGTCGCGGACATGCGTGTGAAAATGCGCGATCATCTTGGAGGTAAAAAAACGGGGCGATTTATGCTTAAGCAAGATCCTGGTGGAATCACGGATGTTGAATTTTTAGCACAATACCTGGTTCTTAATTACAGCCATGAAAAACCCAAGCTTTCTCGTTGGTCGGACAATATTCGTTTGTTTGAATCCATGATCGCTCAAGGTGTAATGGACGAGTCACAAGCGATGGGGTTAATCAATGCATATACCGAAATGCGCGATCAAATTCATCACCGTAATCTACTGAACTTGGAGGCGGATGTGGCTGAAGATAAGTTTACTCAAGAGCGTGAAGTGGTCATTCAAGCCTGGAAACAGTGGCTCGAATAA
- the hldE gene encoding bifunctional D-glycero-beta-D-manno-heptose-7-phosphate kinase/D-glycero-beta-D-manno-heptose 1-phosphate adenylyltransferase HldE encodes MKPILPDYNDSGVLIIGDVMLDRYWYGPTGRISPEAPVPVVKVENNEERPGGAANVAMNIASLGGHAHIIGLTGKDEPAQVLKNTLRSLKVKCDFVELEEYPTITKLRVMSRGQQLIRLDFEDKFENTDPDLVLKRMEQALPNVRSVILSDYAKGALEHVQAFIQKARAANVPVFIDPKGADFERYRGATLLTPNMAEFELVAGRVKSEEELVEKGLALIEEFDFEALLVTRSEHGMTLLRKGQDPFHLPTLAKEVYDVTGAGDTVISVLAASVAAGKPLDEACALANAAAGVVVGKLGTSTLSIIELAEAIHGSQDTDYGVITEAALIEAVKRARAKGEKVVMTNGCFDILHAGHVSYMNHAAELGDRLIVAVNTDESVKRLKGPSRPVNPTDRRMAVLAGLGAVDWVVPFSEDTPQRLISEVLPSLLVKGGDYKPEDIAGGAEVIAAGGEVKVLNFEDGCSTTEIIDAIKGGRG; translated from the coding sequence ATGAAACCAATCCTACCTGATTACAACGATTCAGGCGTTCTTATCATCGGCGATGTGATGCTTGATCGTTACTGGTATGGTCCAACCGGGCGCATTTCACCAGAAGCGCCTGTTCCTGTGGTGAAAGTCGAGAACAATGAAGAGCGTCCTGGTGGCGCGGCTAACGTAGCAATGAATATTGCTTCATTGGGCGGTCATGCTCACATTATTGGCTTAACCGGTAAAGATGAACCCGCTCAAGTATTAAAAAACACTTTACGCTCACTGAAAGTAAAATGTGATTTTGTGGAGCTTGAAGAGTACCCAACCATTACTAAATTACGGGTAATGAGCCGTGGTCAGCAATTAATTCGCCTAGATTTCGAAGATAAATTTGAAAACACAGATCCCGACTTAGTGTTGAAACGCATGGAGCAAGCGTTACCCAATGTACGCTCTGTGATCCTGTCAGATTACGCTAAAGGTGCGTTGGAACACGTTCAGGCCTTTATTCAAAAAGCGCGCGCTGCCAATGTTCCAGTTTTTATTGACCCGAAAGGGGCGGATTTTGAACGTTACCGTGGTGCAACACTGCTGACGCCTAACATGGCTGAATTTGAGCTGGTTGCCGGTCGTGTGAAGTCGGAAGAAGAGCTTGTCGAAAAAGGCCTTGCGCTGATCGAAGAGTTTGATTTTGAGGCGTTACTCGTTACTCGAAGTGAGCATGGAATGACGCTGCTGCGCAAAGGTCAAGACCCATTTCATTTGCCAACGCTAGCCAAAGAAGTGTATGACGTTACTGGCGCAGGCGATACGGTTATCTCTGTCCTAGCGGCTTCAGTTGCAGCAGGTAAGCCTTTAGATGAAGCTTGTGCGTTGGCTAATGCTGCCGCTGGTGTCGTCGTTGGGAAATTAGGGACATCGACACTTTCTATTATTGAGTTGGCGGAAGCCATTCATGGTAGTCAAGATACGGATTATGGGGTGATCACTGAGGCTGCGCTGATAGAAGCGGTAAAACGTGCGAGAGCGAAAGGTGAAAAAGTGGTCATGACTAACGGCTGTTTCGATATCTTGCATGCGGGGCATGTTTCTTACATGAACCACGCTGCGGAATTAGGTGATCGTTTGATTGTTGCGGTCAATACGGATGAATCTGTTAAACGCCTAAAAGGCCCTAGCCGACCAGTGAATCCAACTGATCGCCGTATGGCGGTGCTAGCTGGACTAGGTGCGGTTGATTGGGTTGTTCCATTCAGCGAAGATACGCCTCAGCGGTTAATCTCGGAAGTCTTGCCAAGTTTATTGGTAAAGGGTGGTGATTATAAACCGGAAGATATTGCTGGTGGTGCAGAAGTCATTGCGGCGGGTGGAGAGGTCAAAGTGCTGAATTTCGAAGATGGCTGCTCAACCACCGAGATCATTGATGCGATTAAAGGTGGGCGTGGCTAA
- the tolC gene encoding outer membrane channel protein TolC — MKKLLPVFISAALGAMSTSAFADTFADIYNHAKENDPQLLGAAAQRDAAFEAVTSSRSSLLPQINLTAGYNINRSNQDGRESDKLSAGVNFSQSLYNRSSWVTLDTAEKTARRADSAYAAEQQGLILRVSSAYFEVLRAQDNLEFVRAEKAAVGRQLEQTKQRFEVGLSAITDVHDAQAQYDGVLADEVLAENELINSYENLREITGREHSNLNVLDTERFSASKTETPVKALVEEAEQKNLSLLTARISQDVARDNISLASSGHLPSITLDGGYNYANDSSDDYAPPYSSNNDFNLGVNLSVPLYTGGNVTSQTKQAEFAYVAASQDLEATYRSVVKNVRAFNNNISASIGALRAYEQTVVSASSALEATEAGFDVGTRTIVDVLDSTRRLYDANRNLSNARYNYIISVLQLRQAVGTLSEQDVMDVNAGLKPST; from the coding sequence ATGAAAAAACTGCTACCTGTATTCATCAGTGCGGCACTTGGCGCCATGAGTACCTCTGCATTCGCTGATACCTTTGCTGACATTTACAATCACGCAAAAGAAAATGACCCTCAACTTTTAGGCGCCGCTGCACAACGTGATGCCGCTTTTGAAGCGGTGACATCTAGCCGCAGTAGTTTGCTTCCTCAAATCAACTTAACGGCTGGTTATAACATTAACCGTAGTAATCAAGATGGTAGAGAAAGTGACAAACTGAGCGCGGGTGTGAATTTTTCTCAATCACTTTACAATCGTTCAAGCTGGGTGACTCTAGATACCGCCGAAAAGACAGCCCGCCGTGCAGATTCTGCATACGCAGCCGAGCAGCAAGGTCTGATTCTTCGTGTTTCTAGCGCTTATTTCGAAGTACTGCGTGCTCAAGACAATCTTGAATTTGTTCGTGCTGAAAAAGCCGCCGTTGGTCGTCAATTAGAGCAGACTAAGCAGCGTTTTGAAGTGGGCCTATCAGCCATTACCGATGTGCATGATGCTCAAGCTCAATACGATGGCGTTCTTGCTGACGAAGTTCTAGCAGAAAATGAGCTCATTAATAGCTATGAAAACCTACGAGAGATCACAGGTAGAGAGCACTCAAATCTTAACGTTCTTGATACTGAGCGTTTTTCAGCAAGCAAAACCGAAACACCGGTGAAAGCGTTGGTTGAAGAAGCCGAGCAGAAGAACCTAAGCTTATTGACCGCGCGCATCTCACAAGACGTAGCAAGAGATAATATTTCTCTAGCCAGTTCTGGCCACTTGCCTTCAATTACTTTAGATGGTGGCTACAATTACGCTAACGACTCTAGCGATGATTACGCTCCGCCTTATAGCAGTAATAATGACTTCAACCTTGGTGTAAACCTTTCGGTACCCTTGTACACGGGTGGTAATGTTACCTCTCAAACTAAGCAAGCAGAATTTGCTTATGTCGCAGCAAGTCAAGATTTAGAAGCGACGTACCGTAGCGTTGTCAAAAATGTTCGCGCATTTAACAACAACATCAGTGCTTCAATCGGTGCCCTTCGAGCGTATGAGCAAACGGTAGTATCGGCAAGCTCAGCACTAGAAGCAACAGAAGCGGGTTTTGATGTGGGTACACGTACAATTGTAGATGTTCTCGACTCAACACGTCGTCTCTACGATGCGAACAGAAACTTATCAAACGCTCGTTACAACTACATCATCAGCGTTCTTCAACTGCGCCAAGCGGTTGGTACGCTAAGTGAACAAGATGTCATGGACGTCAATGCAGGGCTAAAACCTTCAACCTAG
- the nudF gene encoding ADP-ribose diphosphatase: protein MQDSNRSLTRFTPNDVKLLSKKTVFSGFFKMIKYQFSHRLFDGGWSEPIEREMFERGHAVAVLPYDPTTDQVVIVEQIRVGALEHRSPWQLEIVAGIIDEGETAEDVARREMLEEAGVAVGQLEKITAFYPSSGGCSEKLDVFVGEVDASKAFGTHGLEHEGEDIRVHVMSREKAYQGVQSGMFENGASIIALQWLELNHRDIVSKWRSK from the coding sequence ATGCAAGACTCAAACAGGTCATTGACTCGCTTTACTCCTAATGATGTAAAGCTGTTATCAAAAAAAACGGTTTTTAGTGGTTTTTTCAAAATGATTAAATACCAGTTTAGTCATCGACTTTTCGATGGTGGGTGGAGTGAACCCATCGAACGAGAGATGTTTGAGCGTGGGCACGCCGTCGCTGTGTTACCTTATGATCCCACGACCGATCAAGTTGTCATCGTCGAGCAAATTCGTGTCGGTGCGCTTGAGCATCGTTCTCCTTGGCAATTAGAAATAGTCGCGGGGATTATTGATGAGGGTGAAACGGCCGAAGATGTTGCTCGCCGAGAGATGCTTGAAGAAGCGGGTGTTGCAGTGGGGCAATTAGAAAAAATTACCGCATTTTATCCATCCTCGGGTGGTTGCTCTGAAAAATTAGACGTTTTTGTTGGCGAAGTCGATGCATCAAAAGCGTTTGGTACGCATGGCCTTGAACATGAAGGTGAAGATATTCGCGTGCATGTGATGTCTCGAGAAAAAGCGTATCAAGGCGTACAGTCTGGAATGTTTGAAAATGGTGCATCTATTATTGCTCTTCAATGGCTGGAGCTTAATCACCGAGATATTGTCTCCAAGTGGCGATCGAAATGA
- a CDS encoding DUF1249 family protein, whose amino-acid sequence MINKTYHVDLAELMRVYETNYAKLNALLPINAKVGDIRCYKAAAMTYQLQVCEVTKYTTLVDVCQSDDVPIFPLPKMSVRLYHDARVAEVFSSEHFGRVKPRYDYPNTRMMQKDEKAQINRFLGDWLTFCLKQGISQDPININH is encoded by the coding sequence ATGATCAATAAAACGTATCATGTGGATCTCGCAGAGTTGATGCGTGTGTATGAGACTAACTATGCGAAACTCAATGCGTTGTTGCCAATTAACGCAAAGGTTGGTGATATTCGTTGTTATAAAGCCGCAGCAATGACGTATCAATTGCAAGTGTGTGAGGTCACAAAGTACACAACTTTAGTGGATGTTTGTCAGAGTGATGACGTTCCAATATTTCCATTACCTAAAATGTCTGTCAGGCTATATCACGATGCCCGAGTAGCAGAAGTCTTTTCTAGTGAGCATTTTGGGCGAGTAAAGCCACGTTATGATTATCCAAACACTAGAATGATGCAGAAAGATGAGAAAGCACAAATCAATCGTTTTTTAGGAGATTGGCTGACATTTTGCTTGAAACAAGGCATTAGCCAAGATCCCATTAATATTAATCATTAG
- the cpdA gene encoding 3',5'-cyclic-AMP phosphodiesterase: MKLSPSPAEVSPIKLLQITDTHLFAPADGDLLSVNTLDSFQAVVSMIQDSGVEFDSILATGDISQDHSVESYQRFAEGIAPLKQPCYWLPGNHDYQPNMGAVFPSSQIQHIEHLYVGDHWQVIMLDSQVVGMPHGRLSDRQLDLLDEKLSANPNRHTLVLLHHHPILVGSAWLDQHTLKDSELLWQVLDKHSNVKAILCGHVHQDMDREFNGVRVMATPSTCIQFKPNSDEFALDKRAPGWRELDLYDDGQLVTQVKRLPNDRFFPDFTAGGY; encoded by the coding sequence TTGAAATTGTCCCCAAGTCCAGCAGAAGTTTCACCGATTAAGCTGCTACAAATTACCGATACCCATTTGTTTGCGCCTGCGGACGGTGACCTTCTGAGCGTAAATACCTTAGACAGTTTTCAGGCTGTGGTCTCTATGATTCAAGATTCTGGTGTTGAATTTGATTCTATTTTGGCGACGGGTGATATTTCTCAGGATCATAGTGTCGAGTCTTACCAGCGTTTTGCCGAGGGGATTGCGCCACTCAAACAGCCTTGTTATTGGTTGCCTGGTAATCATGATTATCAGCCGAATATGGGCGCTGTATTTCCTTCTTCTCAAATTCAACACATAGAACACTTATACGTAGGTGATCATTGGCAAGTGATCATGCTTGATTCTCAAGTCGTTGGAATGCCTCATGGGCGCTTGAGTGATCGACAACTGGATTTATTGGATGAAAAACTGAGTGCTAACCCTAATCGACACACTTTAGTATTGTTGCATCATCATCCGATTCTAGTGGGCAGTGCTTGGCTAGATCAACATACGTTGAAAGACAGTGAATTGCTCTGGCAGGTACTTGATAAGCACAGTAATGTTAAAGCCATTTTGTGTGGTCATGTTCATCAGGATATGGATCGAGAGTTCAACGGCGTACGCGTTATGGCGACACCATCAACGTGCATTCAGTTTAAACCTAACTCCGATGAATTTGCTCTAGATAAGCGAGCCCCCGGGTGGAGGGAGCTTGACCTGTACGATGATGGGCAATTAGTGACCCAAGTGAAGCGTTTGCCTAATGATCGATTCTTTCCCGATTTCACTGCTGGCGGTTATTAA
- the yqiA gene encoding esterase YqiA has translation MMPSSKRPLLLYIHGFNSSPQSHKARVMKEYCAANRPDITLVTPQLPCFPDEAANCLLTLIEKYQADYDIGLVGSSLGGYLSTWLNDKFGFKAVLINPAVKPYELLVDYLGEQTNPYTHVQYVLEPIHIQQLKTLDVASIANPKDFWLLQQTGDEVLDYRQAVDRFAFSKQTVEQGGDHSFVDFERYPAQIIEFLAL, from the coding sequence ATGATGCCTTCATCTAAAAGACCATTGTTACTGTATATCCACGGTTTCAACAGTTCACCTCAGTCGCATAAAGCCAGGGTGATGAAGGAATATTGCGCGGCTAACCGGCCGGATATTACGCTTGTTACTCCGCAGCTTCCTTGCTTTCCCGATGAAGCCGCCAATTGCTTATTAACTTTAATTGAAAAGTACCAGGCCGATTATGACATTGGGCTAGTGGGGAGTTCTCTTGGAGGCTATTTATCCACTTGGTTGAATGACAAATTTGGTTTTAAAGCAGTATTAATTAACCCCGCGGTTAAGCCTTACGAACTGCTGGTGGATTACTTAGGTGAGCAGACTAACCCTTATACTCATGTGCAGTATGTTTTGGAGCCGATTCATATACAGCAGCTAAAAACGTTAGATGTGGCTTCTATCGCGAATCCTAAGGATTTTTGGCTGCTGCAACAAACTGGGGATGAAGTTCTCGATTATCGTCAGGCTGTTGATCGGTTTGCTTTCTCGAAACAAACGGTTGAGCAAGGTGGTGATCATAGCTTTGTTGATTTTGAACGATACCCAGCTCAAATTATTGAATTTCTCGCTTTATAG